From the Malaclemys terrapin pileata isolate rMalTer1 chromosome 13, rMalTer1.hap1, whole genome shotgun sequence genome, one window contains:
- the LOC128847339 gene encoding olfactory receptor 14A16-like → MSNRTTVTEFLLLGFSDVRELQIWHFVGFLVMYLAALVGNLLIFMAIAFDEHLHTPMYFFLMNLSILDLGSISVTVPKSMANSLMNTRSISYAGCVAQVFFLVFFVTADFSLLIVMAYDRYVAICQPLHYDTMMNSRACVQMAAGAWISGILNSVLHTGNTFALTFCGGNMVDQFFCEIPQLLKLMCSDSYLSEGWVLAFGVCLVLGCFVFMIVSYVQLFKSVLRIPSEQGRHKAFSTCLPHLTVVSLFVCTASFAYLKPTSSSPSALDLVASVLYSVLPPIVNPVIYSMRNKEIKAALRRLTGYRNSPRINFLSFSN, encoded by the coding sequence atgtccaaccgaaccaccgtgaccgagttccttctcctgggattctctgatgttcgggAGCTGCAGATTTGGCACTTTGTGGGGTTTCTAGTGATGTACTTGGCAGCCCTGGTGGGGAATCTTCTTATCTTCATGGCCATCGCCTTTGACGaacaccttcacacccccatgtacttcttcctgatgaatctgtccatcctagaccttggctccatctctgtcactgtccccaaatccatggccaacTCCCTCATGAACACCAGGTCCATTTCCTATGCTGGATGTGTTGCCCAAGTCTTTTTCCTAGTCTTCTTTGTGACAGCGGATTTTTCCCTCCTCATTGTCATGGCGTATGACCGATATGTtgccatctgccaaccactgcactatgacaCAATGATGAACAGcagagcttgtgtccaaatggcagctggtgcctggatcagTGGGATTCTCAACTCTGTACTACACACCGGGAACACGTTTGCATTGACCTTCTGTGGAGGCaacatggtggatcagttcttctgtgaaatcccccagctacTGAAGCTCATGTGCTCTGACTCCTATCTGAGTGAAGGTTGGGTTCTTGCATTTGGTGTATGTTTAGTCTTAGGCTGCTTTGTTTTTATGATTGTGTCATATGTTCAGCTCTTCAAATCAGTGCtcagaatcccctctgagcagggacgacataaagccttctccacctgccttcctcacctcactGTGGTCTCCTTGTTTGTTTGCACTGCCTCCTTTGCTTAcctgaaacccacctccagctccccatCTGCTCTGGATCTTGTGGCGTCTGTTCTTTATTCTGTATTGCCACCAATCGTTAATCCAGTTatctacagcatgaggaacaaagAGATCAAAGCTGCTCTGAGGAGACTGACTGGGTATAGGAATTCACCAAGAATTAATTTTCTGTCTTTCTCTAATTAA